In Thermosynechococcus sichuanensis E542, a single genomic region encodes these proteins:
- a CDS encoding AMIN domain-containing protein — protein MSQLLHRLGLGVATTALIAASQTPTWATTTEITGIRLVTAPNGIQLLFNVQGNLRPAVFTVNRGNASIADIANSQLRLPQGGAFRQDNPAPGISSVEVVQLDAKTIRVTVNGISAAPIGEVIREGRDGLQINFITAQAPAGPQVPPSGQPMAMPPGPSAVPPFLPRPVPPSVGDMLISPLNADPDVIELGTNQRIPRLLLREAPVREVLSLLARAANMNVVFPEGNGEAGGVTISLDIENESVQDVFNYVLRVTNLKANRQGRTIFVGQALPPDAQNRIVRTIRLNQMRVFGAGSTTREISSLAQTGGTIGSGGTGGGAQASTTAQTALNRETRTREGDLQLGAVQLLEMYGANLPDTGRPEAATGCEQLQVPAAAGGVVGQICRSSLLRGLEVVGDPRTNTVTLIGTPRKVEIATQLIQQFDIRKRQVLVNVKFIDVNLLRGRNANADLITNFGSSLWGAIFNPDGLTVIRGTTPNVGGLTPPPLPPIPGEPVGNLLSNFFAQLQLSIQNNNATILSNPTLVIQEGSAAQVNLTQEIFSGIESTVDSQATGGGAALQSQTIRPIIRPAGVIFNVTVDQIDDNGFITLQLSPEVSAPSDTYSVVFPGVTTPSTGTLLSQRRMESGRIRLRDGQTLMLAGIIQDQDRSLVTKIPILGDIPLLGRLFRREANQRQRNELVVMVTPKIIDDTQNAGFGYQYSPTPGSMPPNIQNRILQPPQQRF, from the coding sequence GTGAGTCAGCTTTTACATCGTCTCGGCTTAGGGGTGGCCACAACAGCCCTCATTGCTGCAAGTCAAACGCCCACTTGGGCAACCACAACTGAAATTACGGGCATTCGCCTTGTAACAGCCCCCAATGGTATTCAACTCCTCTTCAACGTGCAGGGGAATTTACGGCCAGCGGTTTTCACGGTCAATCGTGGCAATGCCTCCATTGCAGACATTGCCAATAGTCAACTGCGCCTACCCCAAGGGGGTGCCTTCCGCCAAGACAACCCTGCGCCCGGCATCTCCTCCGTCGAGGTGGTGCAACTGGACGCCAAAACCATCCGCGTTACCGTGAATGGCATTAGTGCTGCTCCCATTGGTGAAGTCATCCGCGAAGGACGCGATGGCCTGCAAATTAACTTCATTACGGCTCAAGCCCCCGCTGGTCCTCAAGTTCCTCCCAGTGGTCAACCCATGGCCATGCCCCCAGGGCCTAGTGCGGTGCCGCCTTTTCTGCCGCGCCCTGTGCCACCCTCTGTTGGTGATATGCTCATTAGCCCTCTTAATGCCGATCCCGATGTGATTGAACTGGGCACCAATCAACGCATTCCCCGCCTACTGCTGCGGGAGGCTCCAGTGCGGGAGGTTCTTTCCCTACTGGCTCGTGCCGCTAATATGAACGTTGTCTTTCCCGAAGGGAATGGCGAAGCGGGGGGTGTCACCATCTCCCTCGATATCGAGAATGAATCCGTTCAAGACGTATTTAACTATGTACTGCGGGTAACCAACCTCAAAGCCAATCGTCAAGGCCGCACCATCTTTGTCGGCCAAGCTCTACCTCCTGATGCCCAAAACCGCATTGTCCGCACCATCCGCCTCAATCAAATGCGCGTTTTTGGCGCTGGCTCAACCACACGGGAAATTAGCTCCCTTGCTCAGACAGGGGGTACCATTGGCTCTGGGGGCACGGGTGGGGGTGCACAAGCCTCAACAACAGCTCAAACGGCACTTAACCGTGAAACCCGTACCCGTGAGGGTGATTTGCAGTTGGGGGCGGTACAACTCTTGGAAATGTATGGTGCCAACTTACCAGATACCGGTCGGCCAGAGGCTGCAACGGGTTGTGAGCAGCTTCAAGTACCAGCAGCGGCTGGCGGTGTTGTCGGTCAAATTTGCCGTAGCTCGCTCCTACGGGGGCTGGAGGTCGTTGGTGACCCACGCACCAACACAGTGACATTGATTGGTACCCCACGCAAAGTGGAAATTGCTACCCAACTGATTCAGCAATTTGACATCCGTAAGCGACAGGTGCTGGTGAATGTCAAGTTTATTGATGTGAACCTGTTGCGTGGTCGTAACGCCAACGCGGATTTGATCACGAACTTTGGCAGTAGTCTGTGGGGCGCAATCTTTAATCCTGATGGATTAACTGTTATCCGTGGTACAACACCCAATGTTGGTGGCTTAACTCCTCCTCCTTTGCCACCTATTCCCGGTGAGCCAGTTGGCAATCTACTCAGTAACTTTTTTGCTCAACTTCAACTTTCCATTCAAAATAACAACGCTACAATTCTGAGCAATCCAACGCTGGTGATTCAAGAGGGGAGCGCAGCTCAAGTCAACTTGACTCAAGAAATTTTTTCAGGCATTGAATCTACAGTTGATTCTCAAGCAACTGGTGGTGGAGCTGCACTCCAGTCTCAGACAATTCGTCCAATCATTCGACCAGCGGGGGTAATTTTTAATGTCACAGTGGATCAAATTGATGACAACGGCTTCATTACCCTGCAACTCTCTCCAGAAGTGAGTGCTCCCAGCGACACTTATTCAGTTGTCTTTCCAGGAGTCACGACTCCCTCTACAGGAACACTCCTCTCACAGCGGCGGATGGAGTCGGGGCGGATTCGCCTGCGGGATGGCCAAACGTTGATGCTGGCGGGCATTATCCAAGATCAGGATCGCTCACTGGTGACCAAGATTCCAATTCTCGGTGACATTCCCCTATTGGGGCGGTTGTTCCGGCGGGAGGCAAACCAGCGTCAACGGAATGAACTGGTGGTAATGGTGACACCGAAAATCATTGATGATACGCAGAATGCGGGTTTTGGCTACCAGTACTCGCCGACACCGGGTAGTATGCCGCCGAATATCCAAAATCGGATTTTGCAACCGCCCCAACAACGCTTCTAA
- a CDS encoding pilus assembly protein PilO, with amino-acid sequence MTLTGDFGGPPIEEPAPNYPTVFGITLTPVVSGVLIALVGLGAAVYLGSLLIAPKLEEAAKLQEEISQQENDLSQREVILKQLNDVVAGLERAKQENRDVRSLFATQEALDTLLLDINRLILTSGAQLNTFEPDSAASGIVQDGSLGPELNAKLKQQVTNVTIQGPFPSILQIMQKIDQQQNFLVINNLTMELVADKPGEVITTFKLMAYVPLTPEEIAALAPPPQEGQPQGGEQQGQPQQPQQQ; translated from the coding sequence ATGACCCTAACTGGCGATTTTGGCGGCCCCCCGATTGAGGAACCCGCACCCAATTATCCGACGGTCTTTGGCATTACCCTAACCCCTGTGGTTAGTGGAGTACTGATTGCCCTCGTCGGTTTGGGAGCAGCAGTCTATCTAGGGAGTCTTCTCATTGCCCCCAAGCTCGAGGAAGCCGCCAAGCTACAGGAAGAAATTAGCCAACAGGAAAATGATCTCTCCCAACGGGAAGTGATCCTGAAGCAACTCAATGATGTGGTAGCAGGGTTAGAGCGCGCCAAGCAGGAAAATCGTGACGTGCGATCGCTCTTTGCGACACAGGAAGCCCTAGACACCCTTCTCCTTGACATTAACCGCCTAATCCTGACCAGCGGTGCCCAATTGAATACCTTTGAACCCGATAGTGCAGCTTCAGGAATTGTCCAAGACGGCTCCCTTGGCCCAGAGTTAAATGCCAAACTAAAACAACAGGTAACCAATGTTACGATTCAAGGGCCATTTCCCAGTATTTTGCAGATCATGCAGAAAATTGATCAGCAGCAGAACTTCCTCGTTATTAACAATCTGACGATGGAACTCGTTGCTGATAAGCCCGGCGAAGTGATTACCACATTTAAGCTCATGGCCTATGTGCCCCTAACCCCTGAGGAAATTGCCGCACTGGCACCACCACCCCAAGAGGGACAGCCCCAAGGAGGTGAGCAGCAAGGACAACCGCAGCAACCACAACAGCAATAG
- a CDS encoding PilN domain-containing protein — protein MYSIEINLLKERPEVGGMAGSTTPVQGMSNVPIIIGGVAALFFVGLALLGSIGANLWLQQLAAKQKTIQDRLAAISPDLQRMDEIKKEQEQISAETKALATVFNQVKPWAAVMRNMAIQTPAGVQIRRITQGGQTGQELTIEGTAVSFDAVSDFLLLLQNRSPFFDGKATQLVKAERTNQQGEEETTARVSFNIKTAIASVPASELLEELAANGVEGLVARIQFLKEKGVVQQ, from the coding sequence ATGTACTCAATTGAGATTAACCTCCTTAAAGAACGTCCTGAAGTGGGGGGCATGGCGGGTTCAACAACGCCAGTCCAAGGGATGAGTAATGTACCGATTATCATTGGGGGCGTGGCTGCCCTTTTCTTTGTTGGTCTTGCCCTCCTTGGTTCAATAGGTGCCAACCTCTGGCTGCAACAACTGGCGGCTAAGCAAAAAACGATTCAAGATCGCCTTGCAGCTATTTCTCCAGACCTACAACGCATGGATGAAATCAAAAAAGAGCAGGAGCAAATATCAGCGGAAACCAAAGCGCTGGCCACTGTATTTAATCAGGTCAAGCCTTGGGCGGCGGTGATGCGCAATATGGCCATTCAAACGCCAGCAGGGGTGCAAATTCGGCGAATTACCCAAGGCGGACAAACCGGCCAAGAGCTAACAATTGAAGGCACGGCCGTGTCCTTTGATGCCGTCAGTGACTTTCTATTGCTCTTGCAAAATCGCTCTCCCTTCTTTGATGGCAAGGCGACTCAGTTGGTGAAGGCGGAACGGACAAATCAACAGGGTGAAGAAGAGACAACCGCAAGGGTTTCCTTCAATATCAAGACGGCGATCGCCAGCGTGCCAGCATCAGAACTCCTTGAGGAACTTGCCGCCAATGGCGTTGAAGGACTGGTGGCGCGCATTCAATTTCTCAAAGAAAAAGGAGTGGTACAGCAATGA
- the pilM gene encoding type IV pilus biogenesis protein PilM, protein MLGNLFAKPKQGLGIELTPERVNIVQLQRQKQGLKMTAMASVPLSEGAIEEGRIIDTTAVADAIRQGIEDKRIKQKEVISAIPMNEAVIRLIRLPAELPDYELREVVLMQEAPLYLPFPREEADVDYQKLGTSLDEDGIERVEILLVGTPREVTDAYINAFTQAGLQLTALEVTNFALMRTLRDSLQQFVGEAAAIIDIGDEGTEISIVKDGIPQFNRKVPIGKERMQEAISRAMNLPPSMGVDLIENLTVPLEPMDVTGALNPSGAAILRVLSDLADEIRRSIDFYLNQGESLEVSQLLLAGPGASIGQVDEFFSQRLNYATTLVDPISLLGLQTPEEIPFEKRPALGTVIGLGLRGA, encoded by the coding sequence GTGCTGGGAAATCTATTTGCAAAACCAAAGCAGGGCTTGGGGATTGAACTCACCCCAGAGCGCGTCAATATCGTGCAGCTTCAGCGGCAAAAGCAGGGTCTGAAAATGACGGCTATGGCCTCAGTGCCCCTCAGCGAAGGCGCCATTGAAGAAGGTCGCATCATTGACACTACCGCCGTTGCTGATGCCATCCGTCAAGGGATTGAGGATAAGCGCATCAAACAAAAAGAGGTGATCAGTGCCATTCCCATGAACGAAGCTGTGATTCGCCTGATTCGCCTGCCTGCGGAATTACCCGACTACGAATTACGGGAAGTGGTTCTCATGCAGGAAGCCCCGCTGTACCTCCCCTTTCCCCGCGAAGAGGCCGATGTTGACTATCAAAAACTGGGAACCTCCCTTGATGAAGATGGTATTGAGCGAGTGGAAATTTTGCTTGTGGGCACGCCCCGCGAAGTCACCGATGCCTACATCAACGCCTTTACCCAAGCGGGTTTACAACTCACAGCCCTTGAAGTGACCAATTTTGCCCTGATGCGTACCCTGCGGGATTCGCTACAGCAGTTTGTGGGGGAAGCAGCAGCGATTATTGATATAGGCGACGAGGGCACAGAAATCAGCATCGTCAAGGATGGCATTCCCCAGTTCAACCGCAAAGTGCCCATTGGCAAAGAACGGATGCAAGAAGCCATTAGCCGCGCCATGAACTTGCCGCCTTCGATGGGCGTTGACCTGATTGAGAATCTGACGGTTCCCCTAGAGCCGATGGATGTGACCGGAGCACTCAACCCCAGTGGTGCCGCTATTTTGCGAGTGCTCTCCGATCTCGCAGACGAAATCCGCCGCTCCATTGACTTTTACCTCAACCAAGGGGAGAGTCTAGAGGTCTCGCAGTTGCTGCTTGCAGGTCCGGGTGCCAGCATTGGTCAAGTGGATGAATTTTTTAGTCAGCGGCTCAACTATGCCACCACTTTGGTGGATCCGATTAGTTTGCTGGGACTGCAAACCCCTGAAGAAATTCCCTTTGAAAAACGCCCTGCCCTCGGCACGGTGATTGGTCTTGGTCTGCGTGGCGCTTAG
- a CDS encoding L,D-transpeptidase: protein MLGWVKGMPLGLALGAIATLPMAAVGAEELKVSRASESAPYLPTALAPLVLPPLGEATPFLPTLERKIVLRLRERRVFLYEGDQVLASYPVAVGKPGWETPQGNFRVLHKVVNPKWQNPFTGTIVPPGPRNPLGDRLIVFAPMGNNNYAGFHGTTNESLIGQAVSHGCVRMRNNDIRALFEKIEVGTRVIVQP from the coding sequence ATGTTGGGTTGGGTCAAAGGTATGCCATTGGGATTAGCACTGGGGGCGATCGCCACCCTGCCCATGGCTGCCGTGGGTGCTGAAGAACTCAAGGTGAGCCGTGCCTCTGAGTCAGCGCCGTACTTGCCAACCGCCTTAGCGCCCTTGGTACTTCCCCCACTGGGTGAGGCAACTCCGTTTCTACCCACTTTGGAACGCAAAATTGTCCTGCGCTTGCGGGAGCGCCGCGTCTTTCTCTATGAAGGCGATCAAGTATTAGCCAGCTATCCCGTGGCCGTGGGCAAGCCGGGCTGGGAAACGCCCCAAGGTAACTTTCGAGTGCTGCACAAAGTCGTTAACCCGAAGTGGCAAAATCCCTTTACAGGCACAATTGTTCCCCCTGGTCCTCGCAATCCTTTGGGCGATCGCCTGATTGTCTTTGCCCCCATGGGAAATAACAACTACGCTGGCTTCCACGGGACAACCAATGAATCTTTGATTGGCCAAGCGGTTTCCCATGGCTGTGTGCGGATGCGCAACAATGATATTCGCGCCCTCTTTGAAAAAATTGAGGTGGGCACAAGGGTGATTGTTCAGCCCTAA
- a CDS encoding acetate/propionate family kinase: MITVLVLNAGSSSLKACLYRLAPEMAATAATPPAPLWQGLLDWGQNPTVARLKVTTANQRYEANLTHPKGGIAALQDWLKTLLDTLTSNPTTILKSLAEITMIGHRVVHGGSRYQAAVRVDAQVKAAITEFSEYAPLHNPANLLGMELMAEICPQTPQVAVFDTAFHAQLPAVARTYAIPYELTTAGIQRYGFHGISHQYVSERAATLLQRPLVALRLITCHLGNGCSLTAVKGGVSVETTMGFTPTAGVMMGTRCGDIDPGILLYLLRRGKTVEELDRLVNRQSGLLGVSGVSNDLRQILAAIDQGNAQAQLAYDCFIYSLQRGIASLLPALGSLDALVFTAGIGENAAGVRRDVCRGLGWLGIELDSAANEKGKGDRDIALPTAAVRVLVIQTQEDWAIARACIQLL; this comes from the coding sequence ATGATCACGGTGCTGGTGTTAAATGCTGGCTCTAGTAGCCTGAAAGCCTGTTTGTATCGGTTAGCGCCTGAAATGGCGGCAACGGCTGCTACCCCCCCCGCTCCCCTTTGGCAAGGCCTCCTCGATTGGGGACAAAACCCGACGGTGGCGCGTCTCAAGGTGACCACTGCCAATCAACGCTACGAAGCCAACCTAACCCATCCAAAGGGCGGGATCGCAGCCCTCCAGGACTGGCTCAAAACTCTTCTAGACACCCTCACCAGCAACCCAACAACGATCCTGAAAAGCCTTGCAGAGATTACGATGATTGGCCATCGGGTTGTCCATGGCGGCAGCCGCTACCAAGCAGCGGTGCGCGTAGATGCGCAGGTGAAAGCAGCGATTACCGAATTTAGTGAATATGCCCCCCTCCATAATCCAGCCAACCTGCTGGGAATGGAATTAATGGCAGAGATTTGTCCCCAAACGCCCCAAGTGGCCGTGTTTGATACCGCGTTTCATGCCCAATTGCCAGCAGTGGCACGCACCTATGCCATTCCCTATGAACTGACCACCGCCGGTATTCAACGCTATGGCTTCCATGGCATTAGCCATCAATACGTCAGTGAACGGGCAGCCACCCTCTTGCAGCGTCCCTTAGTAGCGTTGCGCCTGATTACCTGCCACCTCGGCAATGGCTGTTCCCTCACTGCGGTTAAGGGGGGCGTTTCTGTGGAAACCACGATGGGCTTTACACCCACGGCGGGAGTGATGATGGGGACGCGCTGTGGCGACATTGATCCGGGCATTTTGCTTTATCTCCTGCGGCGGGGCAAGACAGTTGAAGAACTGGATCGGCTGGTGAATCGCCAATCGGGTCTATTGGGGGTCTCTGGGGTAAGTAATGATTTGCGACAGATTTTGGCAGCCATTGATCAAGGAAATGCCCAAGCGCAGTTGGCCTATGACTGTTTTATCTATTCCCTGCAACGGGGGATTGCAAGCCTCTTGCCGGCTCTGGGCAGCCTCGATGCGTTGGTATTCACAGCAGGAATTGGTGAAAATGCTGCCGGTGTGCGCCGCGATGTCTGCCGAGGGCTAGGTTGGTTGGGAATTGAGTTAGATAGCGCAGCAAATGAAAAGGGTAAAGGCGATCGCGATATTGCGCTGCCAACTGCTGCCGTGCGGGTTCTAGTGATTCAGACCCAAGAAGATTGGGCGATCGCTCGCGCCTGCATACAGCTTCTATAG